One window from the genome of bacterium encodes:
- a CDS encoding HNH endonuclease: MEQHHDTIVGEIWKQLRENPTYFISNMGRVKSFNYDKVNGRILKPRISGKGHYVVSFRKYNIKQSVYIHHLVARYFLPPPSPDQKLVFHINGDHTNNQATNLMWGTHKDHLLRSSQKNPRVHYYFFANRASRYDTSKITAADAEDIRKMLKNGVTGRRIAKMYGISEMQVTRIRRFENWNPDKKNVQPLAS, encoded by the coding sequence ATGGAACAACACCACGATACTATCGTGGGGGAGATTTGGAAACAATTGAGGGAAAATCCGACGTATTTTATCAGTAACATGGGTCGGGTAAAAAGTTTTAACTATGATAAAGTCAATGGCCGTATTCTGAAACCGCGTATCTCCGGTAAAGGCCATTATGTAGTCAGCTTCCGCAAGTACAACATCAAACAGAGCGTTTACATTCATCATCTCGTCGCGCGCTATTTTTTGCCGCCACCATCACCCGATCAGAAATTAGTTTTTCACATCAACGGCGATCATACCAATAATCAAGCGACCAACTTGATGTGGGGCACGCACAAAGATCATCTATTACGCTCTTCACAAAAAAATCCGCGCGTGCATTATTATTTCTTTGCAAATCGGGCATCGCGCTACGATACTAGCAAAATAACAGCCGCCGACGCCGAAGATATTCGCAAAATGCTTAAAAACGGCGTAACCGGACGTCGTATTGCCAAAATGTACGGTATCAGCGAGATGCAGGTAACGCGCATTCGTCGTTTTGAAAATTGGAATCCCGATAAAAAGAATGTTCAACCTTTGGCATCGTAA
- a CDS encoding insulinase family protein: MIDIPFEKHILDNGLTVILHEDHKAPVVAVNVWYHVGSKNEKPGKTGFAHLFEHLMFNGSEHMDVDYFQVMENIGATNLNGTTNEDRTNYFQNVPVSALDIALWMESDRMGHMVGAITQAKLDEQRGVVQNEKRQGENEPYAVEEELIVQATWPVGHPYSWTVIGSMEDLDHASLEDVHAWFRNYYGAANAVLVIAGAIDPKDALVRAKKYFGEIPSGPPVSRYKSWIARRSGHQRAETHDRVPLAKITKVWNIPEWGTTEAHHLDLISDILGSGKNSRLYKRLVYDEMLATDVNAYVDLREIAGQFTITAKARPGIDITQLEKAIDEELVKLCTEGPSEKELTRVRTQFFAGFVRGIERIGGFGGKSDILARGEIFSGNPQAYKKNMRDVESVTTEMLRDTARHWLSDGDYTLTTKPFPEFRITDAAADRNRLPEAGVPPEVRFPKMERHTLANGLKIILVPRHSVPVINMSLVLDAGYASDALSIPGTASLAMAMLDEGTAGRSSLEISESLAMLGSTLTTGSSLDVSTVNLSTLKNNLSPSLDIFADVICHPMFPEQDFLRLREQQRAGIRQEKSSPVPMALRVLPQLLYGPSHAYGIPFTGSGTESALDRITRDDLKRFHQTWFHPNHATLIVVGDTTADVIIPLIENKLKAWQSGTTPQKNVVSVKIPDAPVVYLMDRPGSQQSTIFAAHIAPPTNNPDEIAIQTMNNILGGDFTSRINMNLREDKHWAYGAFSFLWDARGQRPFIAYAPVQSDKTKESVAEIRKEISDFITIKPLSEEEFMRTQSNQVLQLPGTWETNNAVLGSLQQLVQYGFNDDYFDHYAQSIRNLSSADARKAAQSLLKPDHLIWVIVGDRKQIENEIRSLNMGVIRYIDSDGNVLE, translated from the coding sequence ATGATCGATATTCCTTTCGAAAAACACATTCTGGACAACGGATTGACTGTAATTTTACATGAAGATCACAAAGCACCCGTTGTCGCGGTGAATGTGTGGTATCATGTCGGATCTAAAAACGAAAAACCGGGTAAAACGGGTTTTGCGCATCTTTTTGAACATCTGATGTTCAACGGCAGCGAGCACATGGATGTGGATTATTTTCAGGTCATGGAAAATATCGGTGCCACGAATCTGAATGGTACCACCAACGAAGATCGCACCAATTACTTCCAAAACGTACCGGTATCCGCATTGGATATAGCATTATGGATGGAGTCTGATCGTATGGGCCACATGGTCGGCGCGATCACGCAAGCCAAGCTTGACGAACAGCGCGGTGTGGTACAAAATGAAAAACGTCAGGGCGAAAATGAACCGTATGCCGTCGAAGAAGAATTGATCGTGCAAGCCACATGGCCGGTCGGTCATCCTTATTCATGGACCGTCATAGGTTCTATGGAAGATCTGGATCATGCTTCGCTGGAGGATGTCCATGCTTGGTTTCGTAATTATTACGGCGCAGCCAATGCGGTGCTTGTCATCGCCGGCGCCATAGATCCCAAAGATGCTTTGGTACGCGCTAAAAAGTATTTTGGTGAAATACCCTCCGGGCCCCCCGTTTCACGATACAAATCATGGATCGCCCGTCGCAGCGGACACCAACGCGCTGAAACCCATGATCGTGTGCCGCTCGCCAAAATCACCAAAGTATGGAATATTCCGGAATGGGGCACGACCGAAGCTCATCATTTGGATCTGATCAGCGATATCCTCGGCAGCGGAAAAAATTCACGTTTGTATAAACGTTTGGTATATGATGAAATGCTAGCCACCGATGTCAATGCGTACGTGGATTTGCGTGAAATCGCAGGTCAATTTACCATCACGGCCAAAGCACGCCCCGGAATAGACATCACTCAATTGGAAAAGGCCATAGATGAAGAATTAGTCAAACTATGCACGGAGGGTCCTTCCGAAAAAGAACTCACACGTGTACGCACACAATTTTTTGCAGGATTTGTGCGCGGTATCGAACGTATCGGCGGATTTGGCGGCAAATCGGATATATTGGCGCGTGGGGAAATTTTTAGCGGTAACCCTCAAGCCTACAAAAAAAACATGCGCGATGTCGAATCCGTTACAACGGAAATGCTTCGTGATACGGCCCGGCATTGGCTAAGCGACGGTGATTATACTTTGACAACCAAACCGTTCCCGGAATTCCGAATAACCGACGCCGCGGCAGATCGCAATCGGTTGCCGGAAGCCGGTGTTCCGCCTGAAGTTCGTTTTCCGAAAATGGAACGTCATACTTTGGCCAATGGTCTTAAAATCATTTTAGTACCACGGCATTCCGTTCCCGTTATCAATATGAGCCTCGTGCTTGATGCGGGATATGCGTCGGACGCTTTATCCATTCCCGGAACCGCAAGCCTTGCTATGGCCATGCTTGATGAAGGTACAGCCGGCCGCTCCTCTCTCGAAATCAGCGAATCATTAGCCATGTTGGGCAGCACACTGACGACCGGTTCATCACTGGATGTCTCCACCGTCAATCTTTCTACTTTGAAAAATAATCTCTCGCCGTCGTTAGACATTTTTGCCGATGTGATTTGCCATCCTATGTTTCCTGAACAAGACTTCCTTCGTCTCCGTGAACAGCAGCGCGCCGGTATTCGTCAGGAAAAATCTTCACCCGTGCCGATGGCTTTGCGCGTATTACCGCAATTGCTCTACGGACCATCGCACGCGTACGGCATACCTTTTACAGGCTCCGGTACGGAGTCGGCACTTGATCGCATCACGCGTGACGATTTAAAACGGTTTCATCAAACATGGTTTCATCCCAATCACGCCACGTTGATCGTGGTCGGCGATACCACAGCGGATGTAATAATACCATTGATTGAAAATAAATTGAAGGCATGGCAAAGCGGCACAACACCGCAAAAAAATGTAGTGTCGGTAAAGATACCCGATGCGCCTGTGGTATATCTGATGGACCGGCCGGGTTCACAACAGTCCACGATTTTTGCAGCACACATCGCGCCGCCGACTAATAATCCGGATGAAATCGCCATTCAAACGATGAATAATATTCTCGGCGGTGATTTTACTTCGCGTATCAATATGAATCTACGTGAGGACAAACATTGGGCTTATGGCGCTTTCAGTTTTCTGTGGGACGCACGCGGGCAACGTCCGTTTATCGCCTATGCACCGGTACAAAGTGATAAAACCAAAGAATCCGTCGCAGAAATACGAAAAGAAATATCCGATTTTATTACGATAAAGCCGCTGTCTGAAGAAGAGTTTATGAGAACACAATCCAATCAAGTACTGCAACTGCCGGGTACTTGGGAAACGAATAACGCGGTATTAGGTTCGCTTCAGCAGTTAGTCCAGTACGGATTTAACGATGATTATTTTGATCATTACGCACAATCGATCCGAAATCTTTCATCCGCGGATGCCCGAAAGGCGGCGCAATCGTTATTGAAACCGGATCATCTTATTTGGGTGATCGTCGGTGATCGCAAACAAATCGAAAATGAAATTCGTTCCCTCAATATGGGTGTTATCCGATATATAGACAGCGACGGAAATGTATTAGAATAA
- a CDS encoding NAAT family transporter yields the protein MYELIAFGLLCFTSFFSVINPLGVMPVFLTMTADLDAAHRNSTARKAVLVAFISMVGFALSGQLLFKFFGISVDSFRVVGGVIFFMMGYEMLQARLSRVEIDEESVKSYVEDISITPLGIPMICGPGAITTSIVLMEDAKTFEMKAVLLGVILLICLITLIGLLGASRFVNILGETGNKILMRLMGLIIMVIAVEFFFAGIKPFVVRMMQTVG from the coding sequence ATGTACGAACTCATCGCTTTCGGTCTTTTATGTTTTACATCTTTTTTTTCAGTGATCAATCCGCTGGGTGTGATGCCGGTTTTTCTGACGATGACGGCGGATCTTGATGCCGCGCATCGGAACAGCACGGCTCGCAAGGCCGTGCTGGTGGCGTTTATCAGTATGGTCGGCTTCGCTTTGTCAGGGCAATTGCTTTTCAAATTTTTTGGAATTTCCGTGGATAGTTTTCGCGTGGTCGGCGGCGTGATATTTTTTATGATGGGATATGAGATGCTTCAGGCGCGCCTGAGCCGTGTCGAAATCGACGAAGAATCGGTCAAATCGTACGTGGAAGATATATCGATCACACCGCTTGGAATCCCCATGATCTGCGGCCCCGGAGCGATCACGACGTCCATCGTTTTAATGGAAGATGCCAAGACGTTTGAAATGAAAGCTGTTTTGCTCGGCGTAATATTGCTCATCTGCCTGATCACTTTGATCGGGCTTTTAGGCGCAAGTCGTTTCGTAAATATTCTCGGTGAAACCGGAAATAAAATCCTCATGCGCCTGATGGGCCTTATCATCATGGTTATCGCCGTCGAATTTTTCTTCGCCGGTATCAAACCGTTTGTCGTACGCATGATGCAAACGGTCGGATGA
- a CDS encoding M1 family metallopeptidase — MRSLITIFLTISCSLYAQVLDNDETVTRADSLRGMLTPLRTCFDVTHYALDVKIDTVTRRISGSNMITLVAMQDFTRLQIDLFDHYTIDRIEWKGKKLKFSREFNAVFVEFPETIRKNSRQSFTVFYSGTPIVAKNPPWDGGFIWSRDKSGNPWIAVACQGFGASSWWPNKDHQSDEPDSMLISITVPKGLTNVSNGRLRKQKDMGSGWTRFDYAVTYPINNYNVTFNVGKFAYFGETYTSYDGQKLTCDYYVMPYNLEKAKVQFAQVKGMMDAFEKSFGKYAFYRDGYKLVESPHLGMEHQSAVAYGNNYVNGYKGTGQAAEGLLFDFIIIHETAHEWWGNAVGSNDLADMWIHESFGNYAETIYLEGVYDYPTSLRYINANKTLVKNDRPIIGPRGVNKEGSGDMYPKGGLMLNTLRSVINNDKLWFEILRGIQDTYRYKTIDADSIFNYVRLKTGTDYGYFFDQYLKHKALPKLDVALFKKGSTTTMRYRWTADVKSFRMPIRVTTTKDRYEWVTPTTEWQMMKLENLDPRDFKIEEDRFYVDKNIYWMFLDERLQ; from the coding sequence ATGCGAAGTTTAATAACTATTTTTCTTACGATAAGTTGTTCATTGTACGCGCAAGTTTTGGATAACGATGAAACCGTAACCCGTGCGGATTCGTTGCGTGGTATGCTGACGCCGCTGCGAACATGTTTTGATGTGACGCATTATGCTCTGGATGTAAAAATAGATACCGTTACACGCCGTATCAGCGGAAGCAATATGATCACGTTGGTCGCAATGCAGGATTTTACCCGATTACAAATTGATTTGTTCGATCATTACACGATTGATCGGATCGAATGGAAAGGAAAAAAACTTAAGTTTTCTCGTGAGTTCAATGCCGTATTCGTAGAATTTCCTGAGACGATTCGCAAAAACTCTCGACAAAGCTTTACCGTGTTTTATTCGGGCACACCCATTGTTGCTAAAAACCCGCCCTGGGATGGTGGATTTATCTGGTCGCGTGACAAATCGGGAAATCCGTGGATTGCTGTCGCATGCCAGGGCTTCGGCGCCAGCAGTTGGTGGCCCAATAAGGATCACCAGTCGGACGAACCCGACAGTATGCTCATCAGCATTACCGTACCCAAAGGCCTTACCAATGTTTCTAATGGTCGCTTGCGAAAACAAAAAGATATGGGTTCCGGTTGGACGCGTTTTGATTATGCCGTTACGTACCCCATTAATAATTATAACGTCACATTCAATGTGGGCAAATTTGCGTATTTTGGAGAAACCTATACATCCTACGACGGTCAGAAGCTGACATGCGATTATTATGTCATGCCGTACAATCTCGAAAAAGCCAAAGTACAGTTTGCTCAAGTCAAAGGTATGATGGACGCGTTTGAAAAATCGTTCGGCAAATATGCGTTTTATCGTGATGGATATAAATTAGTCGAGTCACCGCATTTGGGTATGGAGCATCAAAGCGCCGTAGCGTATGGTAATAATTACGTCAACGGTTACAAAGGCACAGGGCAAGCGGCGGAAGGATTGTTGTTTGACTTTATCATCATTCATGAAACGGCGCACGAATGGTGGGGCAACGCCGTAGGTTCCAATGATCTAGCCGATATGTGGATTCACGAAAGTTTCGGAAATTACGCCGAAACGATTTATCTCGAAGGTGTGTACGATTATCCGACGTCTCTGCGCTATATCAATGCCAATAAAACGCTCGTCAAAAATGACCGTCCGATCATCGGTCCGCGGGGCGTGAATAAAGAAGGCTCCGGCGATATGTATCCCAAAGGCGGACTGATGCTCAACACGCTGCGCAGCGTAATCAATAATGATAAACTTTGGTTTGAAATATTACGCGGTATTCAGGATACGTACCGTTACAAAACGATAGATGCCGATTCTATCTTCAATTACGTTCGCCTGAAAACCGGAACGGATTACGGTTATTTTTTTGATCAATATCTCAAACACAAGGCGTTGCCCAAACTCGATGTCGCGCTATTCAAAAAAGGTTCGACTACGACGATGCGATACCGCTGGACGGCGGATGTTAAAAGTTTTCGTATGCCTATTCGTGTAACGACAACTAAAGATCGGTATGAATGGGTCACGCCGACGACGGAATGGCAGATGATGAAATTGGAAAACCTGGATCCGAGAGATTTTAAGATCGAAGAAGATCGTTTTTATGTAGATAAAAACATCTATTGGATGTTTTTGGATGAACGCTTGCAATAA
- a CDS encoding MATE family efflux transporter, with amino-acid sequence MSTTTPEKFSIKTFFSHILDGIRGTEHDYTEGSLGKAITLLSIPMVLEMFMESLFGIVDVYFVSRLGPDAVASVGLTESMLTIIFAVAIGLSMATTAMVARRIGEHNPEAASIAGFQAVLIGVAVSLPVSVIGLTMTPWLLEQMGASAGIIENGTGYAVWMIGGNLTIVLLFLNNAIFRGAGDAVTAMHALWVANLLNMILDPIFIFGFGPVPAMGVTGAAIATNIGRGVGVLFQLYILIYGKRRLVFSPAVMRLDPEVLWNLIKVSVGGIFQFFITTASWLGLVRIVAMSGSAALAGYTIAIRVIIFAIMPSWGMSNAAATLVGQNLGAQKPDRAERAVWFTARANMFFLGVVAILFISFAEMIIAWFTDDPQVVYYAVDCLRIISYGYVVYACGMVMVQAFNGAGDTRTPTWINLGCYWMFQIPLAYVLAVIYGFGAQGVFAAIPIAESVATVVSVIMFRKGHWKLQKI; translated from the coding sequence ATGTCCACTACGACACCCGAAAAATTTTCGATTAAAACGTTTTTCAGTCATATTCTCGACGGCATTCGTGGCACCGAACACGATTATACGGAAGGCAGTCTCGGAAAAGCGATTACACTTTTATCCATACCGATGGTTTTGGAAATGTTTATGGAATCGCTGTTCGGTATTGTGGACGTGTATTTTGTCAGTCGGCTTGGCCCGGATGCGGTAGCATCCGTCGGGTTAACCGAATCCATGCTGACAATTATTTTTGCCGTGGCGATCGGCCTGAGCATGGCGACGACGGCCATGGTTGCTCGGCGTATCGGGGAACACAACCCCGAAGCGGCTTCCATAGCGGGTTTTCAGGCCGTACTGATCGGCGTGGCCGTTTCCTTACCGGTCAGCGTGATCGGACTGACGATGACGCCTTGGCTTTTGGAGCAAATGGGCGCTTCGGCCGGTATCATCGAAAACGGAACCGGTTATGCCGTATGGATGATCGGCGGCAATCTCACCATTGTTTTGCTTTTTCTGAATAACGCTATTTTTCGCGGCGCGGGTGATGCTGTCACAGCCATGCATGCTTTGTGGGTTGCCAATTTGCTCAATATGATCCTCGATCCGATTTTTATTTTTGGTTTTGGTCCCGTGCCGGCCATGGGTGTTACCGGCGCGGCCATAGCAACCAATATCGGTCGCGGCGTGGGTGTGTTGTTTCAGTTATACATTCTGATTTATGGAAAACGGCGACTTGTTTTTTCGCCGGCCGTGATGCGATTGGATCCCGAAGTTTTGTGGAACCTGATCAAAGTATCGGTGGGAGGTATTTTCCAATTTTTTATTACGACAGCAAGCTGGCTTGGGCTCGTACGTATCGTAGCAATGTCAGGCAGCGCGGCTTTGGCCGGTTACACTATCGCCATACGCGTGATTATTTTTGCCATCATGCCGTCCTGGGGTATGAGTAACGCCGCCGCGACGCTGGTCGGTCAAAATCTCGGCGCTCAAAAGCCCGATCGTGCCGAACGTGCGGTGTGGTTCACGGCGCGCGCGAATATGTTCTTTCTCGGTGTTGTGGCAATCCTTTTTATTTCATTTGCAGAGATGATCATCGCTTGGTTTACCGATGATCCGCAGGTCGTTTATTACGCCGTGGATTGTTTACGCATCATTAGCTACGGTTACGTCGTGTATGCCTGCGGTATGGTGATGGTGCAGGCATTTAACGGTGCCGGCGATACACGCACACCCACGTGGATCAATCTCGGTTGTTATTGGATGTTCCAAATTCCTTTGGCGTATGTTTTAGCGGTTATCTACGGATTCGGTGCGCAGGGTGTGTTTGCCGCTATACCGATTGCGGAATCGGTTGCGACTGTCGTAAGCGTGATTATGTTTAGAAAAGGACATTGGAAACTGCAAAAAATATGA
- a CDS encoding acetate kinase encodes MNILVLNSGSSSVKFQVINTDLTQIRDNADTRLASGIIERIGSESIISFKAEGQPTLKQTAPMRDHKMAVDKIVKWIIGKDTKINGINGLSDIHAVGHRVVHGGEKFTRSILLNEQIIQEIEDCIELAPLHNPANLKGIYAVTEIFGAGIPQVAVFDTAFHHTIPEEAYLYAIPYQFYRRYKVRRYGFHGTSHRYVAYRYRTLTGQAKEQVHIMTLHLGNGASICAIRGGKSVDTSMGLTPLEGLVMGTRSGDIDPAVLEFLSHKEGYSLQEIESVLNKQSGLLGISGLTNDMRDIIAEAKENDDRRAKLAIEIYCYRIRKYIGAYCAAVGKPEALVFAGGIGENSAYIRESICKGMEFFGLTLDPHLNAATVGGKEGVISSPDAHLKTWVIPTNEELLIARDTVRCVEKAPLP; translated from the coding sequence ATGAATATACTAGTTCTCAACAGCGGCAGTTCTTCCGTAAAATTTCAGGTCATCAATACGGACCTCACGCAGATCCGCGACAATGCGGATACACGCCTTGCCTCGGGTATCATCGAACGTATCGGCAGCGAATCCATCATTTCGTTTAAAGCCGAAGGCCAACCTACGCTCAAACAAACCGCACCGATGCGCGATCATAAGATGGCCGTCGATAAAATCGTCAAATGGATTATTGGGAAAGATACAAAAATAAACGGCATCAACGGCTTATCCGATATCCACGCCGTAGGTCATCGCGTGGTGCATGGCGGTGAAAAATTTACCCGCTCGATTTTGCTCAACGAACAAATCATCCAAGAGATCGAAGATTGTATTGAACTGGCGCCCCTGCACAATCCGGCTAACCTCAAAGGCATTTATGCGGTTACCGAAATTTTCGGCGCAGGCATCCCGCAAGTGGCAGTATTTGATACGGCATTTCACCACACGATCCCCGAAGAAGCTTATCTCTATGCTATTCCGTATCAGTTTTACCGCCGCTACAAAGTGCGCCGGTATGGCTTTCACGGTACGTCCCACCGTTATGTCGCGTATCGTTACAGGACATTGACGGGGCAAGCCAAAGAGCAGGTCCACATCATGACACTGCATTTGGGTAACGGCGCCTCCATTTGCGCCATCCGTGGCGGAAAATCCGTGGACACATCCATGGGTCTGACACCACTGGAAGGACTTGTTATGGGAACGCGTTCAGGTGATATTGATCCGGCTGTATTGGAGTTCCTCTCCCATAAAGAAGGATATTCGCTGCAGGAAATCGAATCCGTACTCAATAAACAATCCGGTTTGCTCGGGATCTCAGGTCTTACCAACGATATGCGTGACATCATCGCGGAAGCGAAAGAAAATGATGATCGCCGCGCTAAACTTGCCATCGAAATATATTGTTATCGCATTCGCAAATATATCGGAGCATACTGTGCGGCCGTCGGAAAACCCGAAGCTTTAGTATTTGCCGGCGGCATCGGTGAAAATTCGGCGTATATTCGCGAAAGTATTTGTAAAGGCATGGAGTTTTTTGGATTAACGCTCGATCCCCATCTTAATGCCGCAACCGTCGGCGGTAAAGAAGGTGTCATCTCTTCGCCGGATGCACACCTCAAAACATGGGTCATCCCCACCAACGAGGAACTGCTCATCGCGCGAGATACGGTGCGTTGCGTAGAAAAGGCACCGCTGCCGTGA